In Paeniglutamicibacter kerguelensis, one genomic interval encodes:
- a CDS encoding PucR family transcriptional regulator, translated as MAITLSRLLGSHALSLRALTDISAAGDTPIEWAAVTELRDPSPFLSGGEIVLTTGLRQTTIANQQAFVETVHGAGALALGYGTGLSHRSVPAAVIRKATELGLPVFEVPYETPFVAITKLIADTLNADHLARLERLLKGHQQLASTLLTGGLRSMLRELSRMLGSAVSLTQFGARVHGPELGKEKWHPIPIATGLKDKCTLYLAEPYTRDGLVDYAQGLIGLELANQARLRESNRLVAGQAFSDLIAGNLSASEATARLQGIGITVDRPHSVVLVHAASGHEKALRTLPIPPHLEHEVSAIVDDRLALVVNGSHAAKFADQLDGYLEGAGITARVSFGGDYAQPNGLRWSFFEALEALRHGERINTPSRLSLTSLLLAARDVPLQALAQEALGPLEAFDKKHSAELLGTLRHYLELDGSVGAVAETLGLHRNTVRYRLQQISELSGYDPTTTADRVQLWLALTAKDIT; from the coding sequence ATGGCCATCACCTTGTCGCGACTTCTCGGGTCCCACGCCCTCTCCCTGCGCGCACTGACCGATATTTCGGCGGCGGGAGACACTCCCATCGAGTGGGCGGCAGTCACCGAACTGCGGGATCCTTCCCCTTTCCTCAGCGGCGGGGAAATCGTGCTGACCACGGGCCTGCGGCAGACCACGATCGCCAACCAGCAGGCCTTTGTGGAAACCGTGCACGGCGCCGGCGCCCTGGCCCTGGGTTACGGAACGGGGCTGAGCCACCGCAGCGTTCCGGCGGCGGTCATCCGCAAGGCCACCGAGCTCGGACTGCCGGTCTTCGAGGTCCCCTACGAGACCCCGTTCGTGGCAATCACCAAGTTGATTGCCGACACGCTGAACGCCGACCACTTGGCGCGCCTTGAACGCCTGCTCAAGGGACACCAGCAGCTGGCGTCCACGCTGCTCACCGGCGGGTTGCGTTCCATGCTGCGCGAGCTCTCGCGCATGCTCGGCAGCGCTGTCTCGTTGACGCAGTTCGGGGCCAGGGTGCACGGCCCGGAACTGGGCAAGGAGAAGTGGCACCCGATTCCCATTGCCACCGGGCTGAAGGACAAGTGCACGCTTTACCTGGCCGAGCCATACACCCGGGACGGATTGGTCGACTACGCCCAGGGGCTGATCGGGCTGGAGCTGGCAAACCAGGCCAGGTTGCGCGAATCCAACCGCTTGGTTGCGGGACAGGCATTTTCGGATCTGATCGCCGGGAACCTCAGCGCTTCCGAGGCAACCGCCCGCTTGCAGGGCATCGGGATCACCGTGGACCGCCCGCATTCGGTGGTGCTGGTTCATGCGGCCTCGGGGCATGAAAAGGCGTTGCGGACCCTGCCCATCCCGCCGCACCTCGAACACGAGGTCTCGGCCATTGTCGATGACCGGCTTGCCCTGGTGGTGAACGGTTCCCACGCCGCGAAATTCGCGGACCAGCTTGACGGGTACCTGGAAGGGGCCGGCATCACCGCCCGCGTAAGTTTCGGAGGGGACTATGCCCAGCCCAATGGCCTGCGTTGGAGTTTCTTCGAGGCGCTCGAGGCCCTGCGCCACGGCGAACGCATCAACACCCCGTCCAGGCTCTCGCTCACTTCCCTGCTGCTTGCGGCGCGCGATGTCCCGCTGCAGGCCCTGGCCCAGGAGGCGCTCGGGCCACTGGAGGCCTTCGACAAGAAACATTCGGCGGAATTGCTGGGTACGTTGCGTCACTACCTGGAATTGGACGGCAGCGTCGGCGCCGTGGCCGAAACCCTGGGATTGCACCGCAATACCGTGCGTTACCGGCTCCAGCAGATCAGCGAGCTCAGCGGCTACGACCCGACAACCACCGCCGATCGGGTGCAATTGTGGCTTGCATTGACCGCCAAGGACATTACTTAG
- the gabT gene encoding 4-aminobutyrate--2-oxoglutarate transaminase, with product MDVTYRIEQKRQINGAFPGPKSVELAARRTNAVALGVASSLPVYVADADGGVIVDVDGNSIIDLGSGIAVTSVGASNERVAAAVAAQAAHFTHTCFMVTPYEGYVELAEKLAEITPGTHAKKAVFFNSGSEAVENAIKVARVATGRTAVVAFDHAYHGRTNLTMGLTAKAAPYKRGFGPLASEIYRMPMSYPFREENPNISGKEAAERAILAMEKQIGGDQIAAIIIEPIQGEGGFIVPAEGFLPRIAEWAKEQGIVFVADEVQAGFCRAGAWFASDIEGITPDIITVAKGIAGGMPLSGIVGRADLLDSVHPGGLGGTYGGNPVAVAAALETIKFMEEHDLAARAREIEEQFFTRMRKIQSEVSVIGDIRGRGAMVAIELVKAGGIEPDADITKKIAADCLAAGVLILTCGTYGNVIRLLPPLVISDELLADALEVLEGAIRANA from the coding sequence ATGGACGTCACTTACCGCATTGAACAGAAGCGCCAGATCAACGGCGCCTTCCCCGGACCGAAGTCCGTTGAGCTGGCTGCACGCCGCACCAACGCTGTGGCACTGGGCGTGGCTTCCTCGCTCCCGGTCTACGTTGCCGACGCCGATGGCGGCGTGATCGTCGACGTCGACGGAAACTCCATCATCGACCTGGGCTCGGGCATTGCGGTAACCAGCGTTGGCGCCTCCAACGAGCGCGTTGCGGCAGCCGTTGCCGCACAGGCAGCACACTTTACCCACACCTGCTTCATGGTGACCCCGTACGAGGGCTACGTCGAGCTGGCCGAGAAGCTTGCCGAAATCACCCCGGGCACCCACGCCAAGAAGGCAGTCTTCTTCAACTCCGGTTCCGAAGCCGTCGAGAACGCCATCAAGGTTGCCCGCGTGGCCACCGGCCGCACCGCCGTTGTCGCCTTCGACCACGCCTACCACGGCCGCACCAACCTGACCATGGGCCTGACCGCCAAGGCTGCACCGTACAAGCGCGGCTTCGGCCCGCTGGCCTCGGAAATCTACCGCATGCCGATGAGCTACCCGTTCCGCGAAGAGAACCCGAACATCTCCGGCAAGGAAGCCGCAGAGCGCGCCATCCTCGCCATGGAGAAGCAGATCGGCGGCGACCAGATCGCAGCCATCATCATCGAGCCGATCCAGGGTGAGGGCGGCTTCATCGTTCCCGCCGAGGGCTTCCTGCCGCGCATCGCCGAATGGGCCAAGGAACAGGGCATCGTCTTCGTCGCCGACGAAGTGCAGGCCGGCTTCTGCCGCGCCGGCGCCTGGTTCGCCTCCGACATCGAGGGCATCACCCCGGACATCATCACCGTTGCCAAGGGCATCGCCGGCGGCATGCCGCTCTCGGGCATCGTCGGCCGCGCCGACCTGCTTGACTCGGTCCACCCGGGCGGCCTCGGCGGCACCTACGGCGGCAACCCCGTTGCCGTTGCGGCTGCGCTCGAGACCATAAAGTTCATGGAAGAGCACGACCTCGCAGCCCGCGCCCGCGAGATCGAAGAGCAGTTCTTCACCCGCATGCGCAAGATCCAGTCCGAGGTTTCGGTCATCGGTGACATCCGCGGCCGTGGCGCCATGGTGGCCATCGAGCTGGTCAAGGCCGGCGGCATCGAGCCGGATGCAGACATCACCAAGAAGATTGCGGCCGACTGCCTGGCCGCAGGCGTCCTGATCCTGACCTGCGGCACCTACGGCAACGTCATCCGCCTGCTGCCCCCGCTGGTCATCAGCGACGAGCTGCTCGCCGACGCCCTTGAGGTGCTGGAAGGCGCCATCCGCGCCAACGCCTAG
- the rarD gene encoding EamA family transporter RarD, giving the protein MTQTSTLKTTSTGAGVSPASERNAGLIQGLTAYGLWGLLPLYFLTIGIASPLEIVANRIVWSLVFCAILLSLTRNWQQLFALGRDRQAMIRLSVASVLIAVNWLTYTFAVLNGHAVEASLGYFINPLVSTALGVIFLKEKLRTMQWVAMGFGLAAVLTLTFAYGNVPYIALTLAFSFGFYGFVKNRVGRTATALTSLSVETAVLSIPALGVMAWLIASNQDTVISAGPAHFWLMVASGVITAVPLLLFGASARRLPLTTLGTLQFLAPILQFIVALTVFNEPMPPERLVGFCLVWVAVILLCIDMARQPRRDRAARAAIAPLPPKNKAPRESTGITAAESSADKE; this is encoded by the coding sequence ATGACCCAAACGAGTACCCTCAAAACCACGAGTACAGGCGCCGGGGTCTCACCGGCGTCCGAACGCAACGCCGGCTTGATACAGGGGCTCACAGCGTACGGCTTGTGGGGTCTGCTGCCGCTGTACTTCCTGACCATCGGCATTGCCTCGCCGTTGGAAATCGTTGCCAACAGGATCGTCTGGTCACTGGTGTTCTGTGCCATCCTGCTGAGCCTGACCCGGAACTGGCAGCAGCTGTTCGCGCTTGGGCGCGACAGGCAGGCAATGATCCGGCTATCGGTGGCCTCGGTGCTGATTGCCGTGAACTGGCTGACCTACACCTTTGCCGTGCTCAACGGGCATGCTGTCGAGGCATCGCTGGGGTACTTCATCAACCCGCTGGTTTCCACGGCGCTTGGCGTCATCTTCCTGAAGGAAAAACTGCGCACGATGCAGTGGGTCGCCATGGGCTTCGGCCTGGCCGCGGTTCTCACCCTGACCTTTGCCTACGGCAATGTCCCGTACATCGCACTGACCTTGGCCTTCTCCTTTGGCTTCTACGGCTTCGTGAAAAACCGCGTGGGTCGCACCGCCACCGCGTTGACTTCGTTGAGCGTGGAAACCGCCGTCCTGAGCATTCCCGCCCTGGGAGTCATGGCATGGCTCATCGCCTCGAACCAGGACACGGTGATTTCCGCGGGTCCGGCGCACTTCTGGCTCATGGTGGCCAGCGGCGTCATTACCGCCGTCCCCCTGCTGCTCTTCGGCGCATCGGCCCGACGCCTGCCCTTGACGACCCTGGGCACCCTGCAGTTCCTGGCCCCGATCCTCCAATTCATCGTGGCCCTGACGGTGTTCAACGAACCGATGCCGCCCGAGCGCCTGGTTGGCTTCTGCCTGGTCTGGGTGGCAGTGATCTTGCTGTGCATCGACATGGCCCGCCAGCCGCGCCGCGATCGCGCGGCCCGGGCGGCCATCGCCCCGCTCCCGCCGAAGAACAAGGCCCCGCGCGAATCCACGGGCATCACCGCGGCAGAGTCTTCCGCCGACAAGGAGTAA
- a CDS encoding MFS transporter translates to MPRILADLSPLRESPAFKRLWIGNALSAVGGQLTLVAVSLEVYELTQSSLYVGLLGAFALVPLVLTGLYGGSIADAHDRRKVALASAFVLWAATAAIAAQAWLGVDNVWVLYGLVAVHSAAGGINQPARGAIIPAIVGLKLLPAANSLNMVTFGIAQMVGPLLGGILVARIGFGWTYGIDVLTYTAAVWSVYMLPALPPNGKAGQAGLRSVVEGFRFLGTQPNVRMTFLIDLAAMVLAAPRALLPAVGAVLIGGGELTMGLLLAATAMGAFLAGLFSGPLGRIRRQGVAVFVSVVAWDVSIGAFGLVVLLASRQPLPAGGEASAWLWPAALCMAVAGVADAISSVFRTTILQTATPDHLRGRLQGVFIVVVAGGPRLGEMISGGVAGGIGEGATLLLGGIACVLAAALLMRAQPGFLRYDSRHPTPRSIPRAAAPQTPGNIPAGNKDSPRHVDYS, encoded by the coding sequence GTGCCACGAATCCTTGCTGACCTGAGTCCACTACGCGAAAGCCCGGCATTCAAGAGGCTCTGGATCGGCAATGCGCTCTCCGCGGTAGGCGGGCAGTTGACGCTTGTGGCGGTCAGCCTGGAGGTTTACGAGCTGACCCAGTCAAGCCTCTACGTGGGCCTGCTTGGCGCCTTCGCCCTGGTTCCCTTGGTGCTGACGGGGCTCTATGGAGGCTCGATCGCCGATGCCCACGACCGGCGCAAGGTGGCTTTGGCCTCCGCCTTCGTCCTGTGGGCGGCCACCGCCGCGATCGCGGCGCAGGCATGGCTCGGCGTGGACAACGTCTGGGTGCTCTACGGCCTGGTGGCCGTCCATTCGGCGGCTGGCGGAATCAACCAGCCGGCCCGCGGCGCAATCATCCCCGCAATCGTCGGCCTCAAGCTCCTGCCTGCCGCGAACTCGCTGAACATGGTCACCTTCGGAATCGCGCAGATGGTGGGACCGCTGCTGGGCGGAATCCTGGTGGCTCGGATCGGCTTCGGCTGGACCTACGGAATCGACGTGCTGACCTACACCGCCGCCGTATGGTCCGTATACATGCTCCCGGCACTGCCGCCCAACGGTAAGGCCGGGCAGGCGGGGCTGCGGTCGGTCGTCGAGGGATTCCGTTTCCTGGGCACCCAGCCCAACGTCCGCATGACGTTCCTGATTGACTTGGCGGCCATGGTGCTTGCGGCCCCGCGGGCCCTGCTTCCGGCCGTGGGCGCCGTGCTGATCGGCGGCGGGGAACTCACGATGGGCCTGCTGCTTGCCGCCACAGCCATGGGGGCATTCCTGGCCGGGCTGTTCTCGGGCCCGCTGGGACGCATCCGCCGTCAGGGAGTTGCGGTGTTCGTGTCAGTGGTGGCCTGGGATGTGAGCATCGGGGCCTTCGGATTGGTGGTGCTGTTGGCTTCGCGCCAGCCGCTCCCTGCCGGCGGGGAGGCCAGCGCCTGGCTGTGGCCGGCCGCACTGTGCATGGCCGTGGCGGGTGTTGCCGACGCGATCTCCTCGGTCTTCCGCACCACCATCCTGCAAACCGCGACCCCGGACCATCTGCGCGGGCGGTTGCAGGGCGTGTTCATCGTGGTCGTCGCCGGCGGCCCGAGGCTGGGCGAGATGATCTCCGGCGGCGTGGCCGGCGGAATCGGCGAGGGCGCAACGCTGCTCCTTGGCGGGATCGCCTGCGTGCTCGCCGCGGCGCTTCTCATGCGTGCACAGCCCGGATTCCTGCGCTACGACTCGCGCCACCCCACGCCCCGAAGCATTCCCAGAGCCGCCGCACCCCAAACTCCCGGCAACATCCCAGCGGGGAACAAAGACTCACCAAGGCACGTTGACTACAGTTGA
- a CDS encoding HIT family protein, whose product MRRLWNSHAPEDYRCPFCELLAGAEFSPDNLCAQTDLIYRTEHVAVIMACDGFGPHGGHAMVIPSVHHEALYDLPETVAAEIMFETRRIALAMKYAWSPEGTSTRQHNEPAGNQHVWHYHQHVFPRFSDDDLYRHLRHRVPVAERAQKAAQLRAALGEANLWGEYPERFLV is encoded by the coding sequence ATGCGCCGGCTATGGAACTCGCACGCACCGGAAGATTACCGCTGCCCTTTTTGCGAGCTCCTGGCCGGCGCAGAGTTTTCCCCCGACAACCTCTGTGCGCAGACCGACCTGATCTACAGGACCGAACACGTCGCCGTCATCATGGCCTGTGACGGCTTCGGCCCCCACGGCGGCCACGCCATGGTCATTCCCTCCGTGCACCACGAGGCGCTCTACGATTTGCCGGAGACGGTCGCCGCCGAAATCATGTTCGAGACCCGGCGCATCGCCCTGGCCATGAAGTACGCGTGGTCCCCCGAGGGCACCAGCACCAGACAGCACAACGAACCCGCCGGAAACCAGCACGTCTGGCACTACCACCAGCACGTGTTTCCGCGCTTCAGCGACGACGACCTCTACAGGCACCTGCGGCACCGCGTCCCGGTTGCCGAGCGCGCACAAAAGGCCGCCCAGTTACGGGCGGCCTTGGGTGAAGCGAACCTTTGGGGCGAATACCCCGAAAGGTTCCTCGTTTAG
- a CDS encoding sodium-dependent transporter — MITAPSGQGGQPAPAPRETFSSRKLFILSAIGSAVGLGNIWRFPYVAYDNGGGAFLIPYLVALLCAGIPLLFLDYSVGHRGRGSAPLAYRRLNRAAEPLGWWQVLICFVIAIYYAAIIAWAAMYAWFSVTKAWGDDAGAFFDSYLKTAPADQVGLSFDFVSGVFFPMLAVWIIAIVIMVAGVNKGISRANAIFLPLLVVMFVILVIQAVFLPGAMEGLNAFFTPNWEALKNPGVWAAAFGHIFFSLSVAFGIMVTYSSYLKRKTDLTGSGMVVAFANSGFEILAGIGVFAALGFMAAASGQSVSEVAGGGIGLAFIAFPTIVSEAPLGAILGVLFFGSLVFAGLTSLISILEVIVAAFQDKLGWSRKSATLIVTVPIALISMVLFPTTTGLYLLDTSDAFVNQFGILACALVTVIVLTAGLTALPQLQKHMNRTSSIKMGTGWRILVGGIAPVALGYMLINEIQTKSTEQYSGYPAWFNGVFGWGMAGALVVGALLLSLIPWSDKSKLNDPEYDEFEAALADEDAAEELKA; from the coding sequence ATGATCACTGCACCATCAGGCCAGGGCGGACAACCCGCACCGGCTCCTCGAGAGACATTCTCGTCTCGAAAACTCTTCATACTTTCCGCCATTGGCTCCGCCGTTGGGCTGGGCAATATTTGGCGTTTCCCCTATGTTGCCTACGACAACGGCGGCGGCGCCTTCCTGATCCCTTATCTTGTCGCCCTGCTCTGCGCGGGCATCCCCTTGCTTTTCCTTGACTACTCGGTCGGCCACCGTGGACGCGGCTCCGCCCCCTTGGCATACCGCCGCCTCAATCGTGCGGCCGAGCCGCTCGGCTGGTGGCAGGTGCTGATCTGCTTCGTCATCGCCATCTACTACGCGGCCATCATTGCGTGGGCAGCCATGTATGCCTGGTTCTCCGTGACCAAGGCCTGGGGCGACGACGCCGGGGCCTTCTTCGACAGCTACCTGAAGACGGCGCCGGCCGACCAAGTCGGACTGTCCTTCGACTTCGTCTCCGGCGTCTTCTTCCCGATGCTGGCCGTCTGGATCATCGCGATCGTGATCATGGTCGCCGGCGTGAACAAGGGCATTTCGCGTGCAAACGCGATCTTCCTGCCGCTGCTGGTGGTCATGTTCGTGATCCTGGTGATCCAGGCCGTGTTCCTCCCCGGCGCGATGGAAGGCCTGAATGCCTTCTTCACCCCTAACTGGGAAGCGCTGAAGAACCCGGGCGTGTGGGCCGCGGCCTTCGGCCACATCTTCTTCTCCCTCTCCGTGGCCTTCGGCATCATGGTCACCTACTCCTCGTACCTGAAGCGCAAGACCGACCTGACCGGTTCGGGCATGGTTGTCGCGTTCGCCAACTCCGGCTTCGAGATCCTGGCCGGCATCGGCGTCTTCGCGGCACTCGGCTTCATGGCGGCGGCCTCCGGGCAGTCGGTATCGGAAGTGGCAGGAGGCGGCATCGGCCTGGCCTTCATCGCCTTCCCGACCATCGTCTCCGAAGCCCCCCTCGGTGCGATCCTCGGCGTGCTGTTCTTCGGCTCGCTGGTCTTCGCGGGACTGACCTCCTTGATCTCGATCCTCGAGGTCATCGTCGCGGCATTCCAGGACAAGCTGGGCTGGAGCCGAAAGTCGGCAACGCTGATTGTCACGGTCCCGATCGCACTGATCTCCATGGTGCTCTTCCCGACCACCACCGGTCTCTACCTGCTGGACACCTCGGACGCGTTCGTGAACCAGTTCGGCATCCTTGCCTGTGCACTGGTGACCGTCATCGTCCTGACCGCGGGGCTGACGGCTCTTCCGCAATTGCAGAAGCACATGAACCGCACCTCGTCGATCAAGATGGGTACCGGCTGGCGCATTCTGGTCGGTGGCATTGCGCCCGTGGCCCTTGGCTACATGCTGATCAACGAAATCCAGACCAAGAGCACCGAGCAGTACTCCGGCTACCCGGCGTGGTTCAACGGAGTCTTCGGCTGGGGCATGGCGGGCGCGCTGGTCGTCGGCGCGCTGCTGCTCTCGCTGATCCCGTGGAGCGACAAATCGAAGCTCAATGACCCGGAATACGATGAATTCGAAGCCGCACTTGCGGACGAAGACGCAGCAGAGGAGCTGAAGGCATGA
- a CDS encoding FAD-dependent oxidoreductase, translating into MSDSAVRPLRVAIIGAGPAGVYAADILTKAEREFEVSIDLLDAYPAPYGLIRYGVAPDHPRIKGIVNALHKVLDRGDIRFLGNVTYGRDVTLSDIRDMYDAVIFATGAIKDADMNIPGIGLEGSYGAADFVSWYDGQPDVPRTWPLEAKEIAVLGNGNVALDVARVLSKHAEDLLVTEIPENVFEGLKDSPVTDVHIFGRRGPAQVKFTPLELRELSHSRDVDIVLYPEDFEFDEASDALIKSNNQVKTMVNTLTNWIVEEQDTGASRRLHLHFLHNPVEVIGEDGKVAGIKFERQELDGTGNVRGTGEFVDYPVQAVYRAIGYFGSELAELEFDEKRGVIPNAGGRVLDGKGTHVPGLYATGWIKRGPVGLIGHTKGDALETIGNLLEDRMELPPAVNPSEDAIIELLQSRGVEFTTWEGWKKLDAHEIALGTAASPTETSVGPVERTRIKVVDRDEMVKISRD; encoded by the coding sequence GTGTCCGATTCAGCAGTACGTCCGCTCCGTGTCGCCATCATCGGGGCGGGTCCGGCCGGCGTCTATGCTGCCGACATCCTCACCAAGGCCGAGCGCGAGTTCGAGGTCAGCATCGACCTGCTCGACGCCTACCCGGCTCCCTACGGCCTGATCCGTTACGGTGTTGCCCCGGACCACCCGCGCATCAAGGGAATCGTCAACGCCCTGCACAAGGTGCTTGACCGCGGCGACATCCGCTTCCTCGGCAACGTGACCTACGGCCGCGACGTGACTCTGAGCGACATCCGCGACATGTACGACGCCGTCATCTTCGCAACCGGCGCCATCAAGGACGCGGACATGAACATCCCGGGCATCGGCCTGGAGGGGTCCTACGGCGCCGCGGACTTCGTGTCCTGGTACGACGGGCAGCCCGACGTGCCGCGCACCTGGCCGCTCGAGGCCAAGGAAATCGCCGTGCTCGGCAACGGCAACGTGGCGCTGGACGTGGCCCGCGTGCTCTCCAAGCACGCCGAGGACCTGCTGGTCACCGAGATCCCGGAGAACGTCTTCGAGGGCCTGAAGGATTCACCCGTCACCGACGTGCACATCTTCGGCCGCCGCGGCCCCGCCCAGGTGAAGTTCACCCCGCTGGAATTGCGAGAACTGAGCCACAGCCGCGACGTCGACATCGTGCTCTACCCGGAGGACTTCGAATTCGACGAGGCCTCCGATGCCCTGATCAAGTCGAACAACCAGGTCAAGACCATGGTCAACACGCTGACCAACTGGATCGTCGAGGAGCAGGACACCGGCGCCTCGCGCCGTCTGCACCTGCACTTCCTGCACAACCCCGTCGAAGTCATCGGCGAGGACGGCAAGGTCGCCGGCATCAAGTTCGAGCGCCAGGAGCTGGACGGAACCGGAAACGTCAGGGGAACCGGCGAATTCGTCGACTACCCGGTGCAGGCCGTCTACCGCGCCATCGGCTACTTCGGCTCCGAGCTCGCCGAGCTCGAGTTCGACGAAAAGCGCGGGGTCATTCCCAACGCCGGGGGCCGCGTGCTGGATGGCAAGGGAACACACGTTCCGGGCCTCTACGCCACCGGCTGGATCAAGCGCGGCCCGGTCGGCCTGATCGGCCATACCAAGGGCGACGCCCTGGAAACCATCGGCAACCTGCTCGAGGACCGCATGGAACTGCCGCCCGCCGTGAACCCGAGCGAGGATGCAATCATCGAACTGCTGCAGTCCCGCGGCGTCGAATTCACCACCTGGGAAGGGTGGAAGAAGCTCGATGCGCACGAGATCGCCCTCGGGACCGCGGCAAGCCCGACCGAAACCTCGGTTGGCCCGGTGGAGCGCACGCGCATCAAGGTCGTGGACCGCGACGAGATGGTCAAGATCTCCCGCGACTAG
- a CDS encoding catalase gives MSENFTTTQSGAPVASDAHSLTSGPDGITALHDRYLVEKLASFNRERVPERNPHAKGGGAFGEFFVTEDVSKYTRAAVFQPGANSETLLRFSSVAGEQGSPDTWRDVRGFALRFYTTEGNYDVVGNNTPVFFIRDGIKFPDFIHSQKRMGASGLRNGDMQWDFWTHSPESAHQVTYLMGDRGLSRSWRELNGYGSHTYQWINAEGERFWVKYHFISRQGVHNIGAEEAEKLAGSDADFYRRDLFDNIEAGNFPTWDVKVQVMPYEEGKTYRFNPFDMTKVWPHADYPLIPVGHFTLNRNPRNFFAEIEQAAFSPSNLVPGIDISPDKMLMARVFSYPDAQRNRIGANYNQLPVNQPHAAKVNNYMHEGAMQYLFNDPEARVYTPNSFGGPSADAERAGEGGWETDGELVRAAQTLRSEDDDFGQAGTLYREVYNAESKERFHATLLGQCQGITIESIREGFFQYWTNVDANLGQILRDAYAASLNGVAAN, from the coding sequence TTGAGCGAGAACTTCACCACCACCCAGAGCGGTGCGCCGGTCGCCAGCGACGCGCACTCGCTGACCAGCGGTCCGGACGGCATCACCGCCCTCCACGACCGTTACCTTGTCGAAAAGCTGGCCTCGTTCAACCGCGAGCGTGTGCCGGAGCGCAACCCACACGCCAAGGGCGGCGGAGCATTCGGTGAATTCTTCGTCACCGAAGACGTTTCCAAGTACACCCGTGCCGCAGTCTTCCAGCCGGGCGCCAACTCCGAGACGCTGCTGCGCTTCTCCTCGGTTGCCGGCGAGCAGGGTTCCCCCGACACCTGGCGCGACGTGCGCGGTTTCGCACTTCGCTTCTACACCACCGAGGGCAACTACGACGTCGTAGGCAACAACACCCCGGTCTTCTTCATCCGCGACGGCATCAAGTTCCCGGACTTCATCCACTCGCAGAAGCGCATGGGCGCCTCCGGCCTGCGCAATGGCGACATGCAGTGGGACTTCTGGACCCACTCCCCCGAGTCCGCACACCAAGTGACCTACCTGATGGGCGATCGCGGCCTGTCCCGCTCTTGGCGTGAACTCAACGGCTACGGCTCGCACACCTACCAGTGGATCAACGCCGAGGGCGAGCGTTTCTGGGTGAAGTACCACTTCATCTCCCGCCAGGGTGTCCACAACATCGGTGCCGAGGAAGCCGAGAAGCTTGCCGGTTCGGACGCCGACTTCTACCGTCGCGACCTGTTCGACAACATCGAGGCCGGCAACTTCCCGACCTGGGACGTCAAGGTCCAGGTCATGCCGTACGAAGAGGGCAAGACCTACCGCTTCAACCCGTTCGACATGACCAAGGTCTGGCCGCACGCGGACTACCCGCTGATCCCGGTTGGCCACTTCACGTTGAACCGCAACCCGCGCAACTTCTTCGCCGAGATCGAGCAGGCAGCGTTCTCCCCGTCGAACCTGGTTCCGGGCATCGACATCAGCCCCGACAAGATGCTGATGGCCCGCGTGTTCTCCTACCCGGATGCACAGCGCAACCGCATCGGCGCCAACTACAACCAGTTGCCGGTCAACCAGCCGCACGCCGCCAAGGTGAACAACTACATGCACGAAGGTGCCATGCAGTACCTGTTCAACGACCCGGAGGCCCGCGTCTACACCCCGAACTCCTTCGGTGGCCCGTCCGCCGATGCAGAGCGCGCCGGTGAGGGCGGCTGGGAGACCGACGGCGAATTGGTCCGCGCGGCACAGACCCTGCGCTCGGAAGACGACGACTTCGGCCAGGCCGGTACCCTGTACCGCGAGGTCTACAATGCAGAGTCCAAGGAGCGTTTCCACGCAACCCTGCTGGGCCAGTGCCAGGGCATCACCATCGAGTCCATCCGCGAAGGCTTCTTCCAGTACTGGACGAACGTCGATGCGAACCTCGGCCAGATCCTGCGCGACGCCTACGCAGCAAGCCTGAACGGCGTGGCAGCCAACTAA
- a CDS encoding Fur family transcriptional regulator: MDHSTQMRDLGLRVTRGRLAVLEVLDRHPHSSAEDVVEKVHSDLPDVSIQSVYNVLNDLTEQGILRRFTPPHSAALYETRVNDNHHHAICTGCGRVEDVDCAVGHAPCLTPSDDHGMAIQIADVLYQGICEDCRKAADS; the protein is encoded by the coding sequence ATGGACCATTCGACACAGATGCGGGATCTAGGGCTGCGGGTAACCCGCGGCCGCCTTGCCGTGCTCGAGGTCCTTGACCGGCATCCGCATTCCTCGGCGGAAGATGTTGTGGAAAAAGTTCACAGCGATTTGCCTGATGTTTCGATCCAGTCGGTCTACAACGTGCTTAATGATCTAACCGAGCAAGGCATCTTGCGCAGGTTCACTCCCCCTCATTCCGCGGCACTCTACGAAACCCGCGTGAATGACAACCACCACCATGCCATCTGCACCGGTTGCGGCCGGGTCGAGGACGTGGACTGCGCGGTGGGCCACGCCCCCTGCCTGACCCCCTCGGACGACCATGGCATGGCCATCCAGATTGCCGATGTCCTTTACCAGGGCATCTGTGAAGACTGCAGGAAAGCAGCGGATTCCTAG
- a CDS encoding methionine/alanine import family NSS transporter small subunit: protein MTPVAITMMIIAMVTVWGGLGLAMWNLARHPEDEGHLPEEMPHEL, encoded by the coding sequence ATGACCCCGGTAGCCATCACCATGATGATCATTGCCATGGTCACCGTCTGGGGAGGCCTCGGCCTTGCCATGTGGAACCTGGCCCGCCACCCGGAGGACGAGGGACACCTTCCCGAGGAAATGCCCCACGAGCTGTAA